A window of Campylobacter lari subsp. lari contains these coding sequences:
- a CDS encoding type III pantothenate kinase encodes MLLCDIGNTTASFLNEQKFYSMSIDQFLQYEPTQKVFYINVNPNLEQRLEQNPLFINLAPYFNFDTIYENLGVDRIAACYTIEDGVVVDAGSAITVDIVSNSIHLGGFILPGIESYKKSFSNISSRLRYELNTQINFDAFPQRTVDALSYGVFKSIYLIIKDSAYDKKLYFTGGDGQFLANFFDYAIYDKFLIFRGMKKAVCENFIL; translated from the coding sequence ATGCTTTTATGTGATATTGGCAATACAACCGCTAGTTTTCTAAATGAGCAAAAATTTTATTCTATGAGTATTGATCAGTTTTTACAATACGAGCCTACACAAAAAGTATTTTATATTAATGTAAATCCAAATTTAGAGCAAAGATTAGAACAAAATCCTTTATTTATCAATCTTGCTCCATATTTTAATTTTGACACTATTTATGAGAATTTAGGGGTTGATAGAATAGCGGCATGTTACACTATAGAAGATGGTGTTGTAGTTGATGCGGGTTCTGCAATAACTGTGGATATTGTTTCAAATTCAATCCATCTTGGGGGATTTATACTCCCAGGTATTGAAAGCTACAAAAAGTCTTTTTCCAATATTTCATCACGCTTAAGATACGAGCTAAACACACAGATTAATTTTGATGCTTTCCCTCAAAGAACTGTTGATGCTTTAAGTTATGGAGTTTTTAAAAGCATATATTTAATTATAAAAGATAGCGCATATGATAAAAAATTATATTTTACGGGCGGAGATGGGCAATTTCTTGCAAATTTTTTCGACTATGCAATTTATGATAAATTTTTAATTTTTAGAGGCATGAAAAAAGCCGTTTGTGAAAATTTTATACTTTAA
- the gatC gene encoding Asp-tRNA(Asn)/Glu-tRNA(Gln) amidotransferase subunit GatC yields the protein MQIDDKLLTKLEKLSALKIADDKRQELEEQLSQIVNFVEKLDELKLDDVEAMTSTTNTATPFRLDESRKSDVIDMVSKHAPNSQDGFFIVPKIIE from the coding sequence ATGCAAATTGATGATAAATTATTGACTAAACTTGAAAAGCTAAGTGCTTTAAAAATTGCCGATGATAAAAGACAAGAATTGGAAGAACAATTGAGTCAGATTGTTAATTTTGTAGAAAAATTAGATGAGCTAAAACTTGATGATGTTGAAGCTATGACTAGCACTACAAATACTGCAACGCCATTTAGACTAGATGAAAGTAGAAAATCTGATGTGATAGATATGGTTAGCAAGCATGCTCCAAATTCTCAAGATGGATTTTTTATAGTCCCTAAGATAATTGAATAA
- the pyk gene encoding pyruvate kinase translates to MLKKTKIVATIGPASENEATIRQMIINGVNVFRLNFSHGTHEYHSQNLATIRKVAAELNARIGILQDISGPKIRTLKIPETFELKNGDRLDFYKATFEGEKLSSEHYKVCINHPEILSMLKVGEYIYLCDGSIKTKVVQVEKDFIQTQVENSGVLSSNKGINFPNTKINIDVITQKDKADLAWGIKNDVDFLAISFVQNAHDIDEVKKILDENNAKIAIFAKIEKFDAVENIDEIINCSDGIMVARGDLGIEVPYYRVPNIQKLIIKKANEANKPVITATQMLFSLAKSKTATRAEISDVANAVLDGTDAVMLSEESAVGIDPANAVDIMTQTIIETEKNYPYEKFETFKCFNETDIIAKSSTQLATDLNANAIFTITSSGASAVKTARYRPKMDIIAITHSKKALNFLSIVWGVQPAILIEKHENLTELLSNSVKLGVEKGLMKKDGVYTLTAGFPVGVAGSTNLIRILQKDQIEYYLSLGK, encoded by the coding sequence ATGTTAAAAAAAACAAAAATAGTTGCAACGATTGGACCAGCAAGTGAAAATGAAGCTACAATAAGACAAATGATTATTAATGGGGTTAATGTTTTTCGTTTAAATTTTTCACATGGAACCCATGAGTATCATAGTCAAAATTTAGCTACTATTAGAAAAGTAGCAGCTGAGCTTAATGCAAGAATTGGAATTTTACAAGATATTAGTGGGCCAAAAATTAGAACCTTAAAAATTCCAGAAACTTTTGAGTTAAAAAATGGAGATAGACTAGACTTTTACAAAGCTACTTTTGAAGGAGAAAAGCTTTCTAGTGAACATTATAAAGTTTGTATTAATCATCCTGAAATTCTTTCTATGCTAAAGGTGGGAGAATACATCTATCTTTGCGATGGCTCTATAAAAACCAAAGTTGTACAAGTAGAAAAAGATTTTATCCAAACCCAAGTAGAAAATAGTGGGGTACTTAGTTCAAACAAGGGAATTAATTTTCCAAATACCAAAATAAACATTGATGTAATTACCCAAAAAGACAAAGCAGATCTTGCATGGGGTATTAAAAACGATGTGGATTTTTTAGCCATCTCTTTTGTGCAAAATGCTCATGATATTGATGAAGTTAAAAAAATACTTGATGAAAATAATGCTAAAATTGCTATTTTTGCAAAAATAGAAAAATTTGACGCTGTTGAAAATATCGATGAAATCATAAATTGCAGTGATGGTATAATGGTAGCAAGAGGAGATTTGGGTATTGAAGTGCCTTATTATAGAGTGCCAAATATACAAAAACTCATCATTAAAAAGGCCAATGAAGCTAATAAACCTGTCATTACTGCTACTCAAATGCTTTTTTCTCTTGCAAAATCCAAAACTGCCACAAGAGCTGAAATTTCAGATGTCGCCAATGCTGTGCTTGATGGTACTGATGCGGTTATGCTTAGCGAAGAAAGCGCGGTAGGGATTGATCCGGCAAATGCAGTTGATATTATGACTCAAACTATCATTGAAACAGAAAAAAACTATCCTTATGAAAAATTTGAAACCTTTAAATGTTTTAACGAAACTGATATCATTGCCAAATCAAGCACACAACTAGCAACTGATTTAAATGCAAATGCAATTTTTACCATCACAAGCAGTGGTGCCTCTGCAGTTAAAACAGCAAGATATCGTCCAAAAATGGATATCATAGCTATCACTCATTCTAAAAAAGCTTTAAATTTTTTAAGTATAGTTTGGGGAGTTCAACCTGCTATATTGATAGAAAAACACGAAAATTTAACAGAGCTTTTAAGCAATTCCGTAAAACTTGGAGTCGAAAAAGGCCTTATGAAAAAAGATGGAGTTTACACTCTTACTGCAGGATTTCCAGTAGGTGTTGCAGGAAGTACAAATTTAATTAGAATTTTACAAAAAGATCAAATTGAATATTATTTAAGTTTGGGAAAATAA
- a CDS encoding FAD-dependent oxidoreductase, translated as MDQKHFDTVVIGGGISGAAVFYELARYTNIQNIALLEKYNSAATLNSHSTSNSQTIHCGDIETNYTLEKAKKVKTTADMIVKYGLLQNAQNKFMHSHQKLALAVGDKECEYMKNRYEEFKELYPYIKFYTKDEIKQIEPNVVLGENGMNDRTDEVVAMGVEAGSVYTTVDFGLMSQNLIEQAYKQGKNTHVAYNQEVVFIEKKDDIFYIKTKDFKEYSAKSIIVNAGAHSLFLAHKMGIGLDKSCFPVAGSFYMSKRKILNGKVYMVQNPKLPFAALHGDPDLLANMNTRFGPTALVIPMLERYHGFKSLPEFFKTLNLDMNVVKICLNLFKDSTIRNYILYNYLFEIPYINKRLFVKDAKKIVPSLKTDDIYYAKNFGGVRPQVLDKKAGELMLGEASITEIPGIIFNMTPSPGATSCLGNGYRDAKLICQYLGANFNEDLFTSELL; from the coding sequence ATGGATCAAAAACATTTTGATACCGTGGTAATTGGCGGTGGGATTTCTGGTGCTGCAGTATTTTACGAACTGGCTAGATACACAAATATTCAAAATATTGCTTTATTAGAAAAATACAATAGCGCTGCAACTTTAAATAGCCATAGCACAAGCAATTCACAAACTATCCACTGTGGTGATATAGAGACAAATTATACTTTAGAAAAAGCAAAAAAAGTTAAAACAACAGCAGATATGATTGTAAAATATGGTCTTTTACAAAATGCACAAAATAAATTTATGCACTCACACCAAAAACTCGCACTTGCAGTCGGAGACAAAGAATGTGAATATATGAAAAATAGATATGAAGAATTTAAAGAATTATATCCTTATATTAAATTTTATACTAAAGATGAAATCAAGCAAATAGAACCTAATGTTGTATTAGGTGAAAATGGCATGAATGATAGAACTGATGAAGTAGTGGCTATGGGTGTAGAAGCAGGATCGGTTTATACTACAGTAGATTTTGGCTTGATGAGTCAAAATCTTATAGAACAAGCTTACAAACAAGGAAAAAATACTCATGTTGCCTACAATCAAGAAGTTGTGTTTATAGAAAAAAAAGATGATATTTTTTATATTAAAACAAAAGATTTTAAAGAATATAGCGCAAAATCTATTATAGTAAATGCAGGGGCGCATTCTTTATTTTTAGCGCATAAAATGGGTATAGGATTAGATAAGTCTTGCTTTCCGGTTGCAGGAAGTTTTTATATGTCTAAAAGAAAAATTTTAAATGGTAAAGTTTACATGGTGCAAAATCCAAAACTACCATTTGCTGCGTTACATGGTGATCCTGATTTATTAGCTAACATGAACACCCGTTTTGGCCCTACTGCCTTAGTTATCCCTATGTTAGAAAGATATCATGGCTTTAAATCACTACCTGAATTTTTCAAAACACTTAACTTAGACATGAATGTAGTCAAAATTTGCCTTAATCTTTTTAAAGATTCTACTATTAGAAATTATATTCTTTATAATTATTTATTTGAAATTCCTTACATTAATAAAAGGCTTTTTGTAAAAGATGCCAAAAAAATAGTTCCTAGTTTAAAAACAGATGATATTTACTATGCTAAAAATTTTGGTGGAGTGCGCCCTCAAGTGCTTGATAAAAAGGCAGGTGAATTAATGCTTGGAGAGGCAAGCATTACTGAAATTCCAGGAATAATTTTTAACATGACCCCAAGTCCAGGTGCTACAAGTTGTCTTGGTAATGGTTATAGAGATGCAAAACTTATTTGTCAATACTTGGGCGCTAATTTTAATGAGGATTTATTTACTAGCGAACTACTATAA
- a CDS encoding Fur family transcriptional regulator has product MQIENIEYDVLLERFKKTLKDNGLKYTKQREVLLKTLYNSDMHYTPESLYVEIKQKNPELNVGIATVYRTLNLLEESGMATSISFGASGKKFELANKPHHDHLICKSCGDIVEFENPIIEQQQMLIAKEYNFKLTGHLMQLYGLCPQCSKK; this is encoded by the coding sequence ATGCAAATTGAAAATATAGAATATGATGTTTTGCTTGAGCGTTTTAAAAAAACACTTAAAGATAATGGTCTAAAATATACCAAACAAAGAGAAGTGCTTTTAAAAACTTTATATAATAGTGATATGCATTATACTCCAGAAAGCCTATACGTAGAAATAAAACAAAAAAATCCCGAATTAAATGTAGGTATTGCAACAGTTTATAGAACTTTAAATTTATTAGAAGAATCAGGCATGGCTACTTCTATATCTTTTGGTGCTTCAGGGAAGAAATTTGAACTTGCAAATAAACCTCACCATGATCATTTGATTTGTAAAAGTTGCGGCGATATTGTAGAATTTGAAAATCCCATTATCGAACAACAACAAATGTTAATCGCAAAAGAATATAATTTTAAATTAACAGGACATTTAATGCAACTTTATGGCCTATGTCCACAATGCAGTAAAAAATAA
- a CDS encoding CvpA family protein, with protein sequence MENFSWFDVFVLGLTAILGLKGLVSGLFKEIFGLLGIVGGVLLASRYAKEVAEIINNNFYAIENENLAIFAGFLVLLIVIWVACMALGNILSKIFSMSGLGFIDRIGGFLFGSAKIFLIFAILVACINNIDFLNSSLEKYAKNSYTLDLLRQTGDFIMNTDFTQNGLDKIQEQIIDSNLSLNSEVNNAN encoded by the coding sequence ATGGAAAATTTTTCTTGGTTTGATGTGTTTGTTTTAGGTTTAACTGCGATTTTAGGCTTAAAAGGCTTGGTAAGTGGATTGTTTAAGGAAATTTTTGGTTTATTAGGCATAGTCGGTGGGGTTTTACTTGCTTCAAGATATGCTAAAGAAGTGGCAGAAATTATTAATAATAATTTTTATGCAATTGAAAATGAAAATCTTGCGATTTTTGCAGGATTTTTGGTTTTGTTAATTGTGATTTGGGTAGCTTGTATGGCTTTGGGAAATATATTATCAAAGATTTTTAGTATGAGTGGTCTTGGTTTTATAGATCGTATAGGTGGATTTTTATTTGGTAGTGCTAAAATATTTTTGATTTTTGCAATTTTAGTGGCTTGTATTAATAATATAGATTTTTTGAATTCAAGTTTAGAAAAATATGCTAAAAATAGCTATACATTAGATCTACTTAGACAAACAGGTGATTTTATAATGAATACTGATTTTACTCAAAATGGTTTAGATAAAATACAAGAACAAATTATAGATTCTAATTTAAGTCTAAATTCGGAGGTAAATAATGCAAATTGA
- the gmhA gene encoding D-sedoheptulose 7-phosphate isomerase, translating into MINKIEKEFIQHQKTLEQSLKLKEQIAMVAQELKVCLENGGKILICGNGGSAADSQHFAAELSGRYKKERKALAAIALSTDTSALSAIGNDYGFEFVFSRQVEALASDNDVLIGISTSGKSPNVIKAFEKAKEIGAKCIGLSGKGGGVMNALCEHNIVIPSDDTARIQEMHILIIHCLCDLIEEEC; encoded by the coding sequence ATGATAAATAAAATTGAAAAGGAATTTATTCAACATCAAAAAACCTTGGAGCAAAGTTTAAAATTAAAAGAGCAAATTGCTATGGTTGCTCAAGAGTTAAAAGTGTGCTTGGAAAATGGTGGGAAAATTTTAATTTGCGGAAATGGCGGGAGTGCTGCAGATAGTCAGCATTTTGCTGCTGAGCTTAGTGGAAGATATAAAAAAGAAAGAAAAGCTTTAGCTGCTATAGCTCTTAGTACAGATACTTCTGCTTTAAGTGCTATAGGAAATGATTATGGTTTTGAATTTGTTTTTTCAAGACAAGTTGAAGCTTTAGCTAGTGATAATGATGTGTTGATTGGAATTTCTACTAGTGGAAAAAGCCCAAATGTAATCAAAGCTTTTGAAAAGGCTAAAGAAATTGGTGCTAAGTGTATAGGTTTGAGTGGGAAGGGCGGCGGAGTGATGAATGCATTGTGTGAGCATAATATAGTCATTCCAAGTGATGATACAGCTAGAATTCAAGAAATGCATATTTTAATTATACATTGTTTGTGTGATTTGATAGAAGAAGAATGTTAA